In Myxococcus virescens, the genomic stretch TGCGCTTCCACCAGGAGCGCATGGGCCCCAAGGTGTCCATGCTCATCGTGGTGGGCGCGGTGGACCCGCAGCGTGTGGCTGCCGCGGCGGAAGACGCCTTCGCTGATTGGACGGGCGGGCCGGATGCGCCCGTGGCCATTCCCGCGCCGGAGCGCATTGCCCTGGGTGGGCGGGTCATCATCGTGGACAAGCCGGACCAGACGCAGTCGCAGGTGCGGCTGGGCGGCCCCGGCATGCGCATGGGCCACGAGGACTATTTCCCCGCCACGGCGATGAACATCGCCCTGGGCGGTGGGTTCACCTCGCGCCTGATGAACGAGATTCGCGTCAACCGCGGCCTCACGTACGGCGTCAGCTCGTGGTTCGACTCGATGAACGCGGCCGGCGTCTTCGCGCTGTCCACCTTCACGAAGACGGAGTCCACGCGCGAAATCATCGACGTGGCGCTGGCGGAGATTGGCGGCGTCCGGGAGAAGGGGCTCAAGCCCCGCGAGCTGGCGGATGCCCAGGCCTACCTCGCCGGCCTGTACCCGCTGCGGACGGAGACGAACGAGTCCATTGCCGGAAGCATCGCCGAGGCCCGCCTGCACGGGCTGGGGGATGACTGGGTGGAGCGGTTCCGGGACCGGCTGCGCGCGGTGACGCCGAAGCAAGTCGTGGCCGCCGCCAAGAAGTACTGCTTCGCGCAGGCGCCCGCCGTGGTGGTGCTGGGCAAGGCGGACGTGGTGAAGAAGCAGCTCAAGGGCCTGGGCCCCATCACCGTGGTGCCGGCGTCGGAGTACGAGTGACGGACGTCCGCATCCTCTTCGAGGGCGGCGGCGTGCTCGTCGTGGACAAGCCGCCCGGGATGCTCGTCATTCCCGGGCGCGAAGGCGGCCCCTCGCTGCGGGAGTTGCTGGAGACGCAGCGGCGCCAGAAAATCTTCGTGGTGCACCGGTTGGATCGGGACACCTCGGGGGCCCTCGTGTTCGCACTCGACGCCGCGGTGCACCGGGCCCTGTCGGGCGCCTTCGAGACGGGGAAGGTGCGCAAGCGCTACGTGGCGCTGGTGGAGGGCCGGGTCGAAGCGCCGCACATGGTGGATGCGCCCCTGGTGGCGGGCAGGAAGGGGCGCATGCGGGTGGCTCGGCCTGGGGATACGGAAGCCAAGGCCTCGCGCACCCGCGTGCGGCCCGTGGAGACCTTCGAGCGTGCGTCCCTGGTGGAGGCCGAGCCGCTCACGGGGCGGACGCACCAGATTCGCGTGCACCTGCTGTCCCTGGGGCACCCGCTGCTGGTGGACCATCAGTACGGCCGCGAGGCGCCGCTGACGGAGAAGGACCTGGGCGGGGAAGGGGACTCGGTGGTGCTGTCACGCACGCCGCTTCATGCCGCGCGTGTGGGGTGGCCTGCCCTGGCAGGGGTCGAGGCACGCGCCGTGGAGGCGCCCGTGCCCGAGGACATGGCCCGTGCCCGCGAGTTGCTGCGGGCGTCCGTCACTTCACTTTGAAGCGCAGGGCCGGTTCACGGTTCGAACCTCATTCCCAGGTACATCGCGAGCCCGCCGAGCTGACTGTCCAGCCAGGGCGTGTGCACCGGCGCCCAGGCGCCTCGCGCCTCCGCCAACGCGCTCCAGCGGCCGAAGCGATGGGCCGCTTGGAGGGAGACGAAGCCCATGCCGGAGACCCTGCTCTCTTTCACTTCGCCCTGGAGTTCGCTGGAGAGGTAGTGGTGGAAGGGGACGGGACCGGCGCCTGCCCGCCCGTGGAGGGAGAACGCGCCACGGCGGAAGAGCTCCGCGCGAGCGGAGAGCAGCAGGGGCAAGGCCAGCACCTGCGAGCGGACCGCTCCGAGCGCCTCGACCGGGCCACCGTACATGGCGGTGCGGGCTCCGACTTCCAGCTCCGCCGCGATGCGGTGCCTCCACCAAGGCGTGAGGACCGAGACGCCCACTCCGCCCGATGGACCCGTGTTGGCGCTACTCGCGATGACGCCTCCCGCGAGCAGGAAGAACGAACTCCGCCAGGTGTCGACCGCCTCGGATGCGGGCGCGGTGACGGGCGTGGACCGCACGGTGACGCCGGCCTCGGTGTGTGATGCGTGCGCCTGGTCCCGGTGGCGGACGCGCACCTTCACCCGCCTGGCTCCGGAAGCGGGAACGACGCGAACACGCAGCACGTCCTGG encodes the following:
- a CDS encoding M16 family metallopeptidase, whose amino-acid sequence is MASRKSPSRKSPARPAKRAGGKAPVARKASPKRGAARATTSALTLPTLHESTTSSGLKVIAAERGPLPMVSVRLVIRAGSATDPDGKHGLADFTARLLRRGTRRLNAQAIDEAVEFVGASLGVGVSEDTLSVALTTPSEHFAQMLDILGQLVREPTFPQSEVDDARERELAQFANDLDDPSIIADRAMVRALWGNHPYGHDVGGSSKTVKTFTRDDVVRFHQERMGPKVSMLIVVGAVDPQRVAAAAEDAFADWTGGPDAPVAIPAPERIALGGRVIIVDKPDQTQSQVRLGGPGMRMGHEDYFPATAMNIALGGGFTSRLMNEIRVNRGLTYGVSSWFDSMNAAGVFALSTFTKTESTREIIDVALAEIGGVREKGLKPRELADAQAYLAGLYPLRTETNESIAGSIAEARLHGLGDDWVERFRDRLRAVTPKQVVAAAKKYCFAQAPAVVVLGKADVVKKQLKGLGPITVVPASEYE
- a CDS encoding RluA family pseudouridine synthase, giving the protein MTDVRILFEGGGVLVVDKPPGMLVIPGREGGPSLRELLETQRRQKIFVVHRLDRDTSGALVFALDAAVHRALSGAFETGKVRKRYVALVEGRVEAPHMVDAPLVAGRKGRMRVARPGDTEAKASRTRVRPVETFERASLVEAEPLTGRTHQIRVHLLSLGHPLLVDHQYGREAPLTEKDLGGEGDSVVLSRTPLHAARVGWPALAGVEARAVEAPVPEDMARARELLRASVTSL